A genomic region of Friedmanniella luteola contains the following coding sequences:
- the ftsX gene encoding permease-like cell division protein FtsX — MRFRHIFSETAAGLRQNLTMTLAVIMTMWVSLSLFGAGLLANQQVDLMKGDWYDKIEISIFLCTPDVQGDNCDPGQGATDAQKDLIRQTLVANPEVAPEGVFFESKEDAYEEFTKAYAGSPIRDSLTVDQMQESFRVKLKDPEQYQGVVSSVIGLKGVQKVQDLRQYLDPFFSWLNLLQWGTLGASALLLFAAALQIGNTIRLATFARRREIGIMRLVGASNLYITLPFLLEALISAVIGAGLACATLASGVYFVIMRKAEVSLQALPWIGWSQAGWAMAGVAAVGLVLSIVPTLVTTRKYLRV, encoded by the coding sequence ATGCGTTTCCGCCATATCTTCTCCGAGACCGCCGCCGGTCTCCGTCAGAACCTCACGATGACCCTCGCGGTCATCATGACGATGTGGGTGTCCCTCTCCCTCTTCGGTGCGGGGCTGCTGGCCAACCAGCAGGTCGACCTGATGAAGGGCGACTGGTACGACAAGATCGAGATCTCGATCTTCCTCTGCACCCCTGACGTCCAGGGCGACAACTGCGACCCGGGCCAGGGGGCGACGGACGCGCAGAAGGACCTGATCCGCCAGACCCTCGTCGCGAACCCCGAGGTGGCGCCGGAGGGGGTGTTCTTCGAGAGCAAGGAGGACGCCTACGAGGAGTTCACCAAGGCCTACGCCGGCTCCCCGATCCGCGACTCGCTGACCGTCGACCAGATGCAGGAGTCGTTCCGGGTCAAGCTCAAGGACCCCGAGCAGTACCAGGGTGTCGTCAGCTCGGTGATCGGGCTCAAGGGCGTGCAGAAGGTGCAGGACCTGCGGCAGTACCTGGACCCCTTCTTCAGCTGGCTGAACCTGCTGCAGTGGGGCACCCTCGGCGCCTCGGCGCTGCTGCTCTTCGCGGCCGCCCTGCAGATCGGGAACACGATCCGGCTGGCCACCTTCGCGCGCCGCCGGGAGATCGGGATCATGCGGCTGGTCGGGGCGAGCAACCTCTATATCACGTTGCCCTTCCTTCTGGAAGCGCTGATCTCCGCGGTCATCGGAGCCGGGTTGGCCTGCGCAACACTGGCATCAGGCGTTTACTTCGTCATCATGCGTAAAGCTGAAGTCTCACTGCAGGCTTTACCTTGGATTGGCTGGTCCCAGGCGGGATGGGCGATGGCGGGGGTTGCCGCCGTCGGGCTCGTCCTGTCTATAGTCCCCACGCTAGTCACCACCAGGAAGTACTTGAGAGTCTGA
- a CDS encoding right-handed parallel beta-helix repeat-containing protein: MVTRRSALLLLAALGLGRGSAQAATTSPATTLTVTPTGDYFATVQAHLNTLARRADTGTRYTLQFAPGTYHLRNQWTVTGLQNVHLTSQDPAHPAVLTKGATWGGEYIARFYFGANIRVSDLSFVGNHVYTPADSVVHWADQGLWFASCHDTRVDHCTFTDIGNAAIRHNTSLDDAPGVHSYDHVIEDCTFNNCWQVTTTQEGGTKHGGSRYWTFQRNTLNRMRGAVKFASRTPGAHHGKILDNTWTPTTTNAAVELCSVDEVEVRGNTFTGIRGFVVNGYTNTAQPVGFPWGTNITFAGNTVDGAGDVFRLSFDAYPNGADPTGSNLVIDDNDISHVRTTDSDAIRVANGRVVGLRFTDNRFSAMGSRIVHAFGSSTGVVIAGNSRDGARYP, translated from the coding sequence GTGGTGACCCGACGCTCCGCCCTGCTGCTCCTCGCCGCGCTCGGTCTCGGGCGCGGGAGCGCGCAGGCGGCCACCACGAGCCCGGCGACGACGCTGACCGTCACCCCGACCGGCGACTACTTCGCGACGGTCCAGGCCCACCTCAACACCTTGGCGAGGCGGGCCGACACGGGCACCCGCTACACCCTGCAGTTCGCGCCGGGCACCTACCACCTGCGCAACCAGTGGACGGTGACGGGCCTGCAGAACGTCCACCTCACGTCGCAGGACCCCGCGCACCCCGCCGTCCTGACCAAGGGCGCCACCTGGGGCGGGGAGTACATCGCCCGCTTCTACTTCGGGGCGAACATCCGGGTCTCCGACCTGAGCTTCGTCGGCAACCACGTCTACACGCCCGCGGACTCCGTCGTCCACTGGGCCGACCAGGGCCTCTGGTTCGCCTCCTGCCACGACACCCGCGTCGACCACTGCACCTTCACCGACATCGGCAACGCGGCCATCCGCCACAACACCTCGCTGGACGACGCGCCCGGGGTGCACTCCTACGACCACGTCATCGAGGACTGCACCTTCAACAACTGCTGGCAGGTCACCACCACCCAGGAGGGTGGCACGAAGCACGGTGGGTCGAGGTACTGGACCTTCCAGCGGAACACGCTGAACCGCATGAGAGGAGCCGTCAAGTTCGCCTCCCGCACCCCGGGCGCGCACCACGGCAAGATCCTGGACAACACCTGGACGCCGACCACCACCAACGCCGCGGTGGAGCTGTGCTCCGTCGACGAGGTCGAGGTCCGCGGCAACACCTTCACCGGGATCCGGGGGTTCGTCGTCAACGGCTACACCAACACCGCGCAACCCGTGGGCTTCCCCTGGGGCACCAACATCACCTTCGCCGGGAACACGGTCGACGGCGCCGGGGACGTCTTCCGGCTCTCCTTCGACGCCTACCCCAACGGCGCTGATCCCACCGGGTCGAACCTGGTGATCGACGACAACGACATCTCGCACGTGAGGACGACCGACTCCGACGCGATCCGGGTGGCCAACGGGCGCGTCGTCGGCCTCCGCTTCACCGACAACCGGTTCTCCGCGATGGGCAGCAGGATCGTGCACGCGTTCGGGTCGAGCACGGGCGTCGTGATCGCGGGCAACAGCCGCGACGGGGCCCGCTACCCCTGA
- a CDS encoding nitroreductase family deazaflavin-dependent oxidoreductase, with amino-acid sequence MPLAGEYEPSPSAFVRDQVERYEATDGREAGTLAGTGLPVVIFTTRGNKTGKLRKTPLMRVEHGGAYLLVASQGGAPSHPVWYHNLKADPTALEVQDGADRFDATARELDGDERELWWGRAVQAYPSYADYQRKTDRRIPVLLAERRVDAGNDAEEHS; translated from the coding sequence ATGCCGCTCGCAGGAGAGTACGAGCCCAGCCCCAGCGCCTTCGTGCGCGACCAGGTCGAGCGCTACGAGGCGACCGACGGCCGGGAGGCCGGGACCCTGGCGGGCACGGGCCTGCCCGTCGTCATCTTCACGACGCGCGGCAACAAGACCGGGAAGCTGCGCAAGACCCCGCTGATGCGCGTCGAGCACGGCGGCGCCTACCTCCTGGTGGCCAGCCAGGGCGGGGCGCCGAGCCACCCCGTCTGGTACCACAACCTCAAGGCCGACCCCACCGCGCTGGAGGTGCAGGACGGCGCCGACCGCTTCGACGCGACCGCCCGCGAGCTCGACGGCGACGAGCGGGAGCTGTGGTGGGGGCGAGCCGTCCAGGCCTACCCGAGCTACGCCGACTACCAGCGCAAGACCGACCGCCGCATCCCGGTGCTCCTCGCGGAGCGCCGGGTCGATGCCGGCAACGACGCAGAGGAGCACTCATGA
- a CDS encoding ROK family protein has translation MSEQVLAVDIGGTKIAVALVDDQGALGASTVRPTPRSDDADEVFSPAAEAIRAVLADRPAGAPLRVGIGSAGPVDTPAGTISPVNIGAWRGFPVVARVAAVVEEVTGESPVVGLAGDGHCFALGEHWLGAARDVDTMVGLVLSTGVGGGAVIDNRLFAGSTGNAVHLGHISVNAWGPRCVCGCHGCTEMYARGPAMVAAAQERGWVGEDAKALTADARAGDPVAQEVIEIGMRALAAGIATTATELDVRTFVVGGGVSKAGEVVFEPLRRHLRAFAVLDYVRDLEVRPAVLENAGLLGAAALAFTLDR, from the coding sequence ATGAGCGAGCAGGTGCTGGCCGTCGACATCGGCGGGACCAAGATCGCGGTGGCGCTGGTCGACGACCAGGGCGCGCTGGGTGCGAGCACGGTCCGGCCGACGCCGCGCTCGGACGACGCCGACGAGGTGTTCAGCCCGGCCGCCGAGGCCATCCGGGCCGTCCTCGCCGACCGGCCGGCCGGGGCGCCGCTGCGGGTGGGCATCGGCAGCGCCGGTCCGGTGGACACGCCCGCGGGCACGATCTCCCCGGTCAACATCGGCGCCTGGCGCGGCTTCCCGGTGGTCGCGCGGGTGGCGGCCGTCGTCGAGGAGGTCACCGGCGAGAGCCCGGTCGTCGGGCTGGCGGGCGACGGGCACTGCTTCGCGCTGGGCGAGCACTGGCTGGGGGCCGCCCGCGACGTCGACACGATGGTGGGTCTCGTGCTCTCCACCGGCGTCGGCGGCGGCGCGGTGATCGACAACCGGCTGTTCGCCGGCAGCACGGGCAACGCCGTGCACCTCGGCCACATCAGCGTCAACGCCTGGGGGCCCCGCTGCGTCTGCGGCTGCCACGGCTGCACCGAGATGTACGCCCGCGGGCCCGCGATGGTGGCCGCGGCGCAGGAGCGGGGCTGGGTCGGCGAGGACGCGAAGGCGCTGACGGCCGATGCCCGCGCCGGCGACCCGGTCGCCCAGGAGGTGATCGAGATCGGCATGCGGGCCCTGGCGGCCGGGATCGCGACGACCGCGACGGAGCTGGACGTCCGCACCTTCGTGGTGGGGGGTGGTGTGTCGAAGGCCGGCGAGGTGGTCTTCGAGCCGCTGCGCCGCCACCTGCGCGCGTTCGCGGTGCTCGACTACGTCCGCGACCTCGAGGTCCGGCCGGCCGTGCTGGAGAACGCCGGCCTGCTCGGTGCCGCAGCCCTGGCCTTCACCCTCGACCGCTGA
- the prfB gene encoding peptide chain release factor 2, translating into MSLSSIEAVIDPAGLKVEIAELQEAVSAPDLWDDTDNAQRVTSRLSALQSDVDRVEALRSRLDDLAVLVELGQEEGDAASMAEAETELTALQRSIEALEVRTLLAGEYDEREALVTIRSEAGGIDAADFAAMLLRMYLRWAERHRYPTEVYDTSYAEEAGIKSATFAVKAPFAYGTLSVEQGTHRLVRISPFDNQGRRQTSFAGVEVLPVTEATDHIDIPEGELRIDVFRSSGPGGQSVNTTDSAVRITHLPTGIVVSCQNEKSQLQNKAAALRVLQSRLLEKVRHDRETEMNALKGDGSNSWGSQMRSYVLHPYQMVKDLRTDFEVSSPDAVFDGDIDGFIDSGIRWRRTSELAAS; encoded by the coding sequence ATGTCGTTGAGCTCGATCGAGGCCGTCATCGACCCCGCGGGGCTCAAGGTGGAGATCGCCGAGCTCCAGGAGGCGGTCTCCGCGCCCGACCTGTGGGACGACACCGACAACGCCCAGCGCGTCACCTCGCGGCTGTCCGCGCTGCAGTCCGACGTCGACCGGGTCGAGGCGCTGCGGTCCCGGCTCGACGACCTGGCCGTGCTGGTCGAGCTCGGCCAGGAGGAGGGCGACGCCGCCAGCATGGCGGAGGCCGAGACCGAGCTCACCGCCCTGCAGCGCTCGATCGAGGCCCTCGAGGTCCGCACGCTGCTGGCGGGTGAGTACGACGAGCGCGAGGCGCTGGTCACCATCCGCTCCGAGGCGGGCGGGATCGACGCGGCCGACTTCGCCGCCATGCTGCTGCGGATGTACCTGCGCTGGGCCGAGCGGCACCGCTACCCGACGGAGGTCTACGACACCTCCTACGCCGAGGAGGCGGGCATCAAGTCCGCCACCTTCGCGGTCAAGGCCCCGTTCGCCTACGGCACGCTGTCGGTCGAGCAGGGCACCCACCGGCTGGTGCGGATCTCGCCCTTCGACAACCAGGGCCGCCGCCAGACCTCCTTCGCCGGCGTCGAGGTGCTCCCGGTGACCGAGGCCACCGACCACATCGACATCCCGGAGGGCGAGCTGCGGATCGACGTCTTCCGCTCCTCCGGGCCCGGCGGGCAGAGCGTCAACACCACCGACTCGGCCGTCCGCATCACCCACCTGCCGACGGGCATCGTCGTCTCCTGCCAGAACGAGAAGTCCCAGCTGCAGAACAAGGCCGCCGCCCTCCGGGTGCTGCAGTCCCGGCTGCTGGAGAAGGTCCGGCACGACCGCGAGACCGAGATGAACGCCCTCAAGGGTGACGGCAGCAACAGCTGGGGCTCCCAGATGCGCTCCTACGTGCTGCACCCCTACCAGATGGTGAAGGACCTGCGGACCGACTTCGAGGTCTCCAGCCCGGACGCGGTCTTCGACGGCGACATCGACGGCTTCATCGACTCCGGGATCCGCTGGCGCCGCACGAGCGAGCTCGCCGCCAGCTGA
- the ftsE gene encoding cell division ATP-binding protein FtsE, with protein MIRFEGVTKTYDGQRRSALDDVSVDIDKGEFVFLVGASGSGKSTFLRLILREQRSTRGKVFVAGRELNKLHSWKIPAMRRQIGTVFQDFRLLPNKTVTENVAFALQVIGKPASTIKRVVPEVLELVGLDGKGGRLPEELSGGEQQRVAIARAFVNRPMILIADEPTGNLDPATSVGIMKLLDRINRADTTVLMATHDSTIVDQMRKRVIELDDGQVVRDQSKGVYGYQ; from the coding sequence GTGATTCGTTTCGAGGGTGTGACCAAGACCTACGACGGGCAGCGGAGGTCCGCGCTCGACGACGTCAGCGTCGACATCGACAAGGGGGAGTTCGTCTTCCTCGTCGGGGCCTCGGGTTCGGGCAAGTCCACCTTCCTGCGGCTCATCCTGCGGGAGCAGCGGTCGACCCGCGGCAAGGTGTTCGTGGCCGGCCGGGAGCTGAACAAGCTGCACAGCTGGAAGATCCCCGCGATGCGGCGTCAGATCGGCACCGTGTTCCAGGACTTCCGGTTGCTGCCGAACAAGACCGTCACCGAGAACGTGGCCTTCGCCCTCCAGGTGATCGGCAAGCCCGCCTCCACGATCAAGCGGGTCGTGCCCGAGGTGCTGGAGCTGGTCGGACTGGACGGCAAGGGCGGCCGGCTGCCCGAGGAGCTCTCCGGCGGTGAGCAGCAGCGCGTCGCCATCGCCCGCGCCTTCGTCAACCGGCCGATGATCCTGATCGCCGACGAGCCCACCGGGAACCTCGACCCGGCCACGAGCGTGGGCATCATGAAGCTGCTCGACCGCATCAACCGGGCCGACACCACCGTGCTGATGGCCACCCACGACTCGACGATCGTCGACCAGATGCGCAAGCGCGTCATCGAGCTCGACGACGGACAGGTCGTCCGCGACCAGAGCAAGGGCGTCTACGGCTACCAGTGA
- a CDS encoding aldo/keto reductase, whose amino-acid sequence MIDTTPFGRTGHDSTRVIFGAAAFGEVTQDEADETMELIRRHGINHLDTAASYGEAELRLGPWMAEHRSEYFLATKTGERTKDAAWAEINRSLERLQTDHVDLLQLHNLVDEEEWRTAFATGGALEAAVRARDEGLVRHIGVTGHGVTVAAQHLRSLGEFEFDSVLLPYNFPMTRNRAYLDDFEALTATCDERGVAVQTIKSITRAPWGDREQTAATWYEPLRDQGAIDTAVAWVLGREGVFLNTVGDIHVLPMVLDAAERADGRPDEQAMERLEAAFGLEPLFV is encoded by the coding sequence ATGATCGACACCACCCCGTTCGGCCGGACCGGCCACGACAGCACGCGGGTCATCTTCGGCGCGGCGGCCTTCGGTGAGGTCACCCAGGACGAGGCCGACGAGACGATGGAGCTGATCCGCCGGCACGGGATCAACCACCTGGACACGGCGGCGAGCTACGGCGAGGCCGAGCTGCGGCTCGGCCCGTGGATGGCCGAGCACCGGTCCGAGTACTTCCTGGCCACGAAGACCGGCGAGCGCACCAAGGACGCGGCCTGGGCCGAGATCAACCGGTCGCTGGAGCGGCTGCAGACCGACCACGTCGACCTCCTGCAGCTGCACAACCTGGTGGACGAGGAGGAGTGGCGGACCGCCTTCGCCACCGGCGGCGCCCTCGAGGCGGCCGTCCGCGCCCGCGACGAGGGTCTGGTCCGGCACATCGGCGTCACCGGCCACGGGGTCACGGTGGCTGCGCAGCACCTGCGCTCGCTGGGAGAGTTCGAGTTCGACTCGGTCCTGCTGCCCTACAACTTCCCGATGACCCGCAACCGCGCGTACCTGGACGACTTCGAGGCCCTGACCGCGACCTGCGACGAGCGCGGCGTGGCCGTGCAGACGATCAAGTCCATCACCCGCGCACCGTGGGGTGACCGGGAGCAGACCGCCGCCACCTGGTACGAGCCGCTGCGGGACCAGGGCGCCATCGACACCGCCGTGGCCTGGGTGCTCGGCCGCGAGGGCGTCTTCCTCAACACCGTCGGTGACATCCACGTGCTGCCGATGGTGCTGGACGCGGCCGAGCGGGCCGACGGGCGTCCGGACGAGCAGGCCATGGAGCGCTTGGAGGCCGCCTTCGGCCTGGAACCGCTGTTCGTCTGA
- a CDS encoding M23 family metallopeptidase, producing MSTPAGSSAASAARRLRVHLSVTVLAVSVASALTVALFVPVAAADSLSDRRDQVAQAMARSKSDLTESSQALAAAGAALSAAQGRLDGARAELARTQDELAAARARDVAMAAKLEKAQAELARAKAAVVAGQKALDAKKRLAGTMVRDQYQQQTNLMPIALLLENTSTSDLQTRLQWSTTMFDTTGKAIEELKALQVELEAEKARQAELEAQVAAARKEAAANLQVKKTLQAQAAAQEANVAALVQQQAAVEASAAHEVAADRAQYARLAQERASVEKRIAARIARAKAEAAARQAAEQRARQAAARKAAARAAAEARRAEEQARKPERRSPSSGGSSSGGSSAAGSSSSRGSSSGGSSSGGSSSAGSSSGGSASHGFSYPVSAPITSPFGNRFHPVLHVWKLHDGTDFGAGCGTAIHAPYAGRVAERYYNGGYGNRLMIDHGMVDGRFVTTGYNHAIRYTVSVGQHVSKGQVIGYVGTTGYSTGCHLHLMVWVNGGLTNPMTWF from the coding sequence ATGAGCACGCCCGCCGGATCGTCGGCGGCCTCGGCGGCCCGACGGCTGCGCGTCCACCTCTCGGTGACGGTGCTCGCGGTGTCGGTCGCGTCGGCCCTGACGGTGGCGCTCTTCGTGCCCGTCGCCGCCGCCGACAGCCTGTCGGACCGACGCGACCAGGTGGCGCAGGCGATGGCCCGCAGCAAGAGCGACCTCACCGAGTCGAGCCAGGCGCTGGCTGCCGCCGGCGCCGCTCTCTCCGCGGCCCAGGGTCGCCTGGACGGCGCCCGCGCGGAGCTGGCCCGCACCCAGGACGAGCTCGCGGCCGCCCGGGCCCGGGACGTGGCCATGGCGGCGAAGCTCGAGAAGGCGCAGGCTGAGCTCGCCAGGGCCAAGGCCGCCGTCGTCGCAGGCCAGAAGGCGCTCGACGCGAAGAAGCGGCTGGCCGGCACCATGGTGCGGGACCAGTACCAGCAGCAGACCAACCTCATGCCGATCGCGCTGCTGCTGGAGAACACCTCGACGTCGGACCTGCAGACCCGGCTGCAGTGGTCCACGACGATGTTCGACACGACCGGCAAGGCCATCGAGGAGCTCAAGGCGCTCCAGGTCGAGCTGGAGGCCGAGAAGGCCCGCCAGGCCGAGCTGGAGGCCCAGGTGGCCGCCGCCCGCAAGGAGGCCGCGGCGAACCTCCAGGTCAAGAAGACGTTGCAGGCGCAGGCCGCCGCCCAGGAGGCCAACGTGGCCGCCCTCGTCCAGCAGCAGGCGGCCGTCGAGGCCTCCGCCGCCCACGAGGTCGCCGCGGACCGCGCCCAGTACGCCAGGCTCGCGCAGGAACGGGCCTCGGTCGAGAAGCGGATCGCCGCCCGCATCGCCAGGGCCAAGGCCGAGGCGGCCGCCCGTCAGGCCGCCGAGCAGCGGGCCCGGCAGGCCGCCGCCCGCAAGGCCGCCGCCCGGGCCGCGGCCGAGGCCCGGCGGGCCGAGGAACAGGCCCGCAAGCCCGAGCGGCGCAGCCCGTCGTCCGGAGGCTCCTCCTCGGGGGGGTCGTCCGCCGCCGGCAGCAGCTCGTCGCGTGGGTCCAGCTCCGGTGGCAGCTCCTCGGGCGGGTCCAGCTCGGCCGGCAGCTCGTCGGGGGGCTCGGCCTCGCACGGCTTCAGCTACCCGGTGTCCGCCCCGATCACCTCGCCCTTCGGCAACCGGTTCCACCCGGTGCTGCACGTCTGGAAGCTGCACGACGGCACCGACTTCGGCGCCGGGTGCGGCACCGCGATCCACGCGCCCTACGCCGGCCGGGTGGCCGAGCGCTACTACAACGGCGGCTACGGCAACCGGCTGATGATCGACCACGGGATGGTGGACGGTCGCTTCGTCACCACCGGCTACAACCACGCGATCCGCTACACCGTCTCGGTCGGCCAGCACGTCAGCAAGGGCCAGGTGATCGGCTACGTCGGCACCACCGGGTACTCCACCGGGTGCCACCTGCACCTGATGGTCTGGGTGAACGGCGGCCTGACCAACCCGATGACGTGGTTCTGA
- a CDS encoding serine/threonine dehydratase: MTLVTPVLPPTTRDVAEAADRLRAYVRRTPLLRLSLDGRPLVLKLEQLQLSGSFKLRGALNAVLAGHAHDHVVTASGGNHGLGVATAAALLGITATVFVPASVPEVKARRIAAKGVTLVRTGATYAEAAAAAAELAARPGHRYIPAYDDPLVVAGNGTVAAEVVADAPDVDTVVVAAGGGGLSAGSALAVGERLLVLAEPERCSAVHDALVAGHPVDAPVESLASSALGATRIGRVPFDVLAPRARSGAVRSVLVSEAAIVAARDRLWEECRIATEPAAAVPLAAWLAGDVPGALPCLVVCGANADWTPL; encoded by the coding sequence GTGACTCTGGTGACCCCGGTGCTCCCACCCACGACCCGGGACGTGGCGGAGGCGGCCGACCGGCTGCGGGCCTACGTCCGCCGCACCCCGCTGCTCCGGCTCAGCCTCGACGGCCGGCCGCTCGTGCTCAAGCTCGAGCAGCTGCAGCTGAGCGGCTCGTTCAAGCTGCGCGGCGCTCTGAACGCGGTGCTCGCGGGGCACGCCCACGACCACGTGGTGACGGCGTCCGGTGGCAACCACGGGCTCGGCGTGGCGACGGCCGCGGCCCTGCTCGGCATCACCGCCACGGTGTTCGTCCCCGCGTCGGTGCCGGAGGTCAAGGCCCGCCGGATCGCCGCGAAGGGGGTCACCCTCGTCCGCACCGGGGCGACCTACGCCGAGGCCGCGGCGGCCGCCGCCGAGCTCGCGGCCCGCCCCGGGCACCGCTACATCCCCGCCTACGACGACCCGCTGGTGGTGGCCGGGAACGGCACCGTGGCCGCCGAGGTGGTCGCGGACGCGCCGGACGTCGACACGGTGGTGGTGGCCGCCGGCGGCGGCGGGCTGTCGGCCGGCAGCGCCCTCGCGGTGGGCGAGCGCCTGCTGGTGCTCGCCGAACCCGAGCGGTGCAGCGCCGTCCACGACGCCCTGGTCGCCGGGCACCCGGTGGACGCGCCCGTGGAGTCGCTGGCGTCCTCGGCGCTGGGGGCGACGCGGATCGGCCGGGTGCCCTTCGACGTGCTGGCCCCGCGGGCCCGCAGCGGGGCCGTCCGGTCGGTGCTGGTGTCGGAGGCGGCGATCGTCGCGGCGCGGGACCGGCTGTGGGAGGAGTGCCGGATCGCGACCGAGCCGGCGGCCGCGGTGCCCCTGGCGGCCTGGCTGGCCGGCGACGTGCCGGGCGCGCTGCCCTGCCTGGTGGTCTGCGGGGCGAACGCGGACTGGACGCCGCTGTGA
- a CDS encoding peroxiredoxin, whose product MSAAVPEVGQTAPEFTARNQHGQTVTRADLLGAPAVLVFYPFAFSGICTSELGAFRDGLAEFSAVAARVLAISCDPVFALRAFADAEGLAFDLLSDHWPHGQVARDYGVFDEEWGTARRGSFVLDAAGTITWSVLTGLGEPRSIAEHLQALSAA is encoded by the coding sequence GTGAGCGCGGCGGTGCCCGAGGTCGGGCAGACCGCCCCGGAGTTCACCGCCCGCAACCAGCACGGTCAGACGGTCACCCGTGCCGACCTCCTCGGCGCACCGGCGGTGCTCGTCTTCTACCCCTTCGCGTTCTCGGGCATCTGCACCAGCGAGCTGGGCGCGTTCCGGGACGGCCTGGCCGAGTTCAGCGCCGTCGCCGCGCGGGTGCTGGCGATCAGCTGCGACCCGGTGTTCGCCCTCCGGGCGTTCGCCGACGCCGAGGGGCTGGCGTTCGACCTGCTGTCCGACCACTGGCCGCACGGCCAGGTGGCGCGCGACTACGGCGTCTTCGACGAGGAGTGGGGCACCGCCCGGCGCGGCTCCTTCGTGCTGGACGCCGCGGGCACCATCACCTGGTCGGTCCTCACCGGCCTGGGCGAGCCCCGGAGCATCGCGGAGCACCTGCAGGCGCTGAGCGCCGCCTGA
- a CDS encoding DUF3052 domain-containing protein, with amino-acid sequence MDPGVTVSAPEHDQVVVSKLGLTPGLAVQEIGWDDDVDDEIRVMIEDAVDGELVEEAVEPVDLVLLWWRDGDGDLVDGLVEALPDLTDSGYIWLMTPKVGRDGYVDAVDLAEAAVTAGLAQTTTATVSADWAATKLVRPKGSRR; translated from the coding sequence GTGGACCCGGGGGTCACGGTGAGCGCGCCCGAGCACGACCAGGTGGTCGTCAGCAAGCTCGGCCTGACGCCGGGCCTGGCGGTCCAGGAGATCGGCTGGGACGACGACGTCGACGACGAGATCCGCGTGATGATCGAGGACGCCGTCGACGGCGAGCTGGTCGAGGAGGCCGTGGAGCCGGTCGACCTGGTGCTGCTGTGGTGGCGTGACGGCGACGGTGACCTGGTCGACGGCCTGGTCGAGGCCCTGCCCGACCTCACCGACAGCGGCTACATCTGGCTGATGACGCCGAAGGTGGGCCGCGACGGCTACGTCGACGCCGTCGACCTGGCCGAGGCGGCGGTGACCGCCGGGCTGGCGCAGACGACGACGGCCACGGTCTCGGCGGACTGGGCGGCCACCAAGCTGGTCCGGCCCAAGGGTTCGCGCCGGTGA